In one window of Tellurirhabdus rosea DNA:
- a CDS encoding prohibitin family protein has translation MFFLILGILFLLIGFAINTPSLAFSRFSRPAKVLGLVLIVVGALSASVRQIDAGTVGVQSLFGRVQDRVLQSGLNFVNPLVSVTEFDIKTQNYTMSGITDEGNQTGDDAIRVLTADGLEVVIDLTVLYRLIPTEAPSILREIGPNYTDKIVRPITRTRIRDNAVYYDAVALYSTRRDEFQNRIFRTIEADFRKRGLTLEQLLVRNINLPASVKKTIESKINAEQEAQKMQFILQKERQEAERKRVEAQGIADYQRILSTGLSDRQLQYEQIIAQKALAASPNTKIVIMGGRGNVPLLLTDK, from the coding sequence CTTCGCTGGCGTTTTCCCGTTTTTCCCGCCCCGCCAAAGTTCTCGGGCTGGTGTTGATCGTGGTCGGAGCCCTTTCGGCCTCGGTGCGCCAGATCGACGCCGGAACCGTGGGCGTGCAGAGCCTGTTTGGACGGGTGCAGGACCGGGTGCTCCAAAGCGGCCTGAATTTTGTCAATCCGCTCGTGAGCGTTACTGAGTTTGACATCAAAACGCAGAACTATACCATGTCGGGCATCACCGACGAAGGGAACCAGACCGGCGACGACGCCATCCGGGTGCTGACCGCCGACGGGCTGGAGGTCGTCATCGACCTGACGGTGCTGTACCGGCTCATTCCGACCGAAGCGCCCTCCATTCTGCGCGAAATTGGCCCGAATTACACCGACAAGATCGTCCGGCCCATCACCCGCACCCGCATCCGGGACAATGCCGTCTACTACGATGCCGTCGCGCTGTATTCGACCCGACGGGATGAATTTCAGAACCGCATTTTCCGGACGATTGAAGCCGATTTCCGCAAGCGGGGACTGACGCTGGAGCAACTGCTGGTGCGAAACATCAATTTGCCCGCTTCGGTCAAGAAAACCATCGAATCGAAGATCAACGCCGAGCAGGAAGCCCAGAAAATGCAGTTTATTCTGCAAAAAGAGCGGCAGGAAGCCGAGCGCAAGCGCGTCGAAGCCCAGGGAATCGCCGATTACCAGCGCATTCTGTCCACGGGCCTGTCCGACCGGCAGTTGCAGTACGAACAGATCATCGCCCAGAAGGCACTGGCCGCCTCGCCGAACACCAAGATTGTCATCATGGGCGGACGCGGAAATGTACCGCTGCTGCTGACCGACAAATAA